From one Maritimibacter sp. DP1N21-5 genomic stretch:
- a CDS encoding GH25 family lysozyme, with protein sequence MFATPAMAKGRSTLVILLLLTALVLTACGKSPQRGRLESPRELLAENYPARGIPSRFGDTDPHEWEGIMPNRYAVHGIDAARYQGEIDFFSAKNAGISFAWLKATEGGDHLDPGYALNAPRARAAGVPVGAYHFYYFCRTPEEQARWFIANVPRQPGDLPPVLDMEWNHQSRNCRIFPEPAEIHEIIRRYSRVIQAHYGTPPVVYVTPDFYEDNALGTLGGVEFWLRSVAAHPSERYPGERWSFWQYSGTGVAPGIKGNVDLNAFAGDTSSWAGWLAARVQR encoded by the coding sequence ATGTTCGCAACTCCCGCGATGGCCAAAGGGCGGTCAACGCTCGTCATCCTCCTACTTCTTACAGCATTGGTGCTGACCGCCTGTGGCAAGAGCCCACAACGCGGCCGGCTCGAATCTCCACGTGAATTGCTCGCCGAGAATTACCCGGCGCGCGGTATCCCCTCGCGCTTTGGCGACACCGATCCGCATGAGTGGGAGGGCATCATGCCCAACCGCTATGCCGTCCATGGCATCGACGCGGCGCGCTATCAGGGCGAGATCGACTTCTTCTCCGCCAAGAACGCGGGCATCAGCTTTGCCTGGCTCAAGGCGACCGAGGGGGGCGACCACCTCGATCCGGGTTACGCGCTCAATGCACCGCGCGCACGCGCCGCCGGGGTGCCGGTCGGGGCCTATCACTTCTATTATTTCTGCCGCACGCCCGAAGAACAGGCGCGCTGGTTCATCGCCAATGTCCCGCGCCAGCCGGGCGATCTTCCTCCGGTGCTCGACATGGAGTGGAACCACCAGTCGCGCAATTGCCGCATCTTCCCGGAACCGGCCGAGATCCACGAGATCATTCGCCGCTATTCCCGGGTTATCCAGGCACATTACGGCACGCCCCCCGTAGTCTATGTGACGCCGGACTTCTACGAAGACAACGCGCTGGGCACGCTGGGTGGGGTCGAGTTCTGGCTGCGTTCGGTCGCGGCGCATCCCTCGGAACGCTATCCCGGCGAACGCTGGAGCTTCTGGCAGTATTCCGGCACCGGTGTCGCACCTGGGATCAAAGGCAACGTGGACCTGAACGCCTTTGCGGGCGATACCTCCTCCTGGGCCGGATGGCTCGCCGCGCGGGTTCAGCGTTAG